The proteins below come from a single Papaver somniferum cultivar HN1 chromosome 11, ASM357369v1, whole genome shotgun sequence genomic window:
- the LOC113325226 gene encoding indole-3-acetic acid-amido synthetase GH3.5-like, whose protein sequence is MYSQLLCGIYQNDTVVRVGTIFCYGLILVIRFLEEHWTLLCNDIRTGTINKRISDPLVRQGIMRAILLNPNPVLADFIEMQCNTDNSSSWKGIIPRLWPNTKYIETIVTGSNSKYISALDYYSNGLPIVSARYCSSEGHFSLNLNPLCKPNEISYTLIPTMAYFEFLPVEKNDIWVNNSPNSVGDEHREKAQEELVHLVDVKLGQEYELVVTTIAGHYVLYWELHSIGNSHAATQNDIPSSVFEDCCMTIEESLNYVYRAHHFAGAIGALEIKAVKQGSFRKMMEHAKSIGTSISQYKTPGCLKSISMVDLMNSMVVINYFSPKCPYWVSGNNLNSE, encoded by the exons ATGTACTCACAACTGCTTTGTGGGATCTATCAAAATGACACTGTTGTTCGAGTTGGAACAATTTTTTGCTACGGTTTGATTTTAGTTATAAGGTTTCTAGAAGAACACTGGACCCTTCTCTGCAACGATATTCGAACAGGAACGATAAACAAGCGAATTAGTGATCCATTGGTTCGGCAAGGGATCATGAGGGCCATATTACTTAATCCGAACCCTGTATTGGCAGACTTCATCGAAATGCAATGTAATACGGATAACTCATCATCGTGGAAAGGGATTATACCTAGGTTATGGCCTAACACAAAGTATATAGAGACTATAGTAACTGGGAGCAATTCTAAGTATATTTCAGCTCTTGATTATTACAGCAACGGCCTTCCAATTGTTTCTGCTAGGTATTGTTCAAGTGAGGGTCACTTTAGTTTAAATTTGAATCCTCTATGTAAACCTAATGAAATATCTTATACCCTCATCCCTACCATGGCTTATTTCGAGTTCTTGCCTGTCGAAAAAAATGACATATGGGTAAACAATAGTCCAAACAGTGTCGGCGATGAGCATAGAGAAAAGGCACAGGAAGAGTTAGTTCATCTCGTCGATGTTAAGCTGGGACAAGAGTATGAACTAGTTGTAACCACTATTGCTG GCCACTACGTGTTATACTGGGAGCTTCACTCTATCGGAAATAGCCATGCAGCAACCCAAAATGATATCCCATCATCGGTGTTTGAAGATTGTTGTATGACAATTGAAGAGTCCCTAAACTATGTATACCGTGCACACCATTTTGCTGGAGCAATAGGCGCTTTAGAGATTAAAGCAGTCAAACAAGGGAGTTTTAGGAAGATGATGGAACACGCCAAGAGTATAGGTACTTCAATAAGCCAGTACAAGACTCCCGGATGCTTGAAATCAATTTCCATGGTTGATCTAATGAACTCCATGGTTGTTATCAATTACTTCAGTCCCAAATGCCCATATTGGGTTTCTGGCAACAATCTAAACTCAGAATGA
- the LOC113325225 gene encoding uncharacterized protein LOC113325225 codes for MVPTVQNMVQFTINDGNGIGFWNDKWLDEGCLQDLFPEVFKVVKEKDVSIAAMIEKPNMGISDFKRPLNANEKLECDLLRRDVRIPALRENGDVMSIMDNFITSKYYEDLVRQLESRNFAKHLWKNNIPHKVNFIIWVSFHNSHPNRDMLRHRGVEMDSDLCAFCNSERETTDHMFLHCSYSFEVRNYFIKAFRISWPMPKTLFDLFEAWSTNLLQGRGKLV; via the coding sequence ATGGTTCCTACGGTTCAGAACATGGTACAATTTACAATTAATGACGGTAACGGAATCGGATTTTGGAATGATAAATGGCTTGATGAAGGATGTTTGCAAGACTTATTCCCGGAGGTGTTTAAAGTAGTAAAGGAGAAGGACGTTTCTATAGCAGCGATGATTGAGAAACCCAATATGGGAATTAGTGATTTTAAGAGACCTTTGAATGCCAATGAGAAGCTTGAATGTGACTTGCTTAGGCGTGATGTGCGTATCCCTGCCCTTAGAGAAAATGGAGATGTTATGTCTATTATGGATAACTTTATAACTAGCAAGTACTATGAGGATCTTGTTAGACAGCTTGAATCACGTAACTTTGCGAAGCACCTATGGAAGAACAACATTCCTCACAaggttaattttattatttgggTTTCTTTTCATAATTCCCATCCAAATAGAGACATGTTGAGGCATAGAGGAGTAGAGATGGACAGTGATTTGTGTGCTTTTTGCAACTCTGAAAGAGAAACGACAGATCATATGTTCTTGCATTGTTCTTATTCTTTTGAGGTACGAAATTATTTCATAAAAGCATTTAGAATATCGTGGCCAATGCCAAAGactttatttgatttgtttgaagCTTGGTCTACAAACCTCTTACAAGGAAGAGGAAAATTAGTATGA